A region from the Cryptococcus decagattii chromosome 5, complete sequence genome encodes:
- a CDS encoding V-type proton ATPase proteolipid subunit 2, with protein sequence MSELCPPWAPFFGFAGVTSAMVFSTVGAAYGTSKAGIGIAGLGTFRPDLIMKSLIPVVMSGIIAVYGLVVSVLIAGNISPSEPYSLFAGFVHLAAGLACGFTGLAAGYAIGIVGDACVRAYVYESRVFVSMVLILIFAEVIGLYGLIVALILNTAVGEAVCGAN encoded by the exons ATGTCTGAATTATGCCCCCCATGGGCTCCATTCTTCGG CTTCGCAGGCGTCACAAGCGCA ATGGTGTTCTCTACAGTCGGAGCAGCTTACGGCACTTCTAAAGCGGGCATAGGAATTGCAGGTTTAGGCACTTTCAG ACCTGATCTTATCATGAAG TCATTAATTCCTGTGGTT ATGTCCGGTA TTATCGCGGTCTATGGTCTCGTTGTGTCAGTACTCATTGCCGGTAACA TCTCCCCTTCTGAACCTTACTCTCTGTTCGCCGGGTTCGTCCATCTTGCTGCTGGATTGG CATGTGGTTTTACTGGGTTGGCGGCAGGATATGCTATAGGGATTGTCGGGGATGCT TGTGTGCGCGCATATGTTTATGAGTCAAGGGTGTTTGTTTCAATGGTTCTTATCCTTATTTTTGCCGAAGTTATC GGTCTTTATGGTCTTATTGTAGCTTTGATCCTCAACACAGCTGTCGGAGAAGCCGTCTGCGGAGCTAACTGA
- a CDS encoding T-complex protein 1, eta subunit yields MQGRLPQMQPTVVLLREGTDTSQGTPQLLSNISACLAVAQTIATTLGPRGMDKLIVDDRGLATISNDGATILKLLDVVHPAARTLVDIARAQDAEVGDGTTSVTLLAAEILKEVRSFIEEGVSPHVIIKGLREARTLAIQKINEIAVTIDKSDPAKFRDLLMQCAATSMSSKLIHSQTPFFSDMVVDAVLSLDQNDLDESLIGIKKVPGGGMQDSKLIKGVAFKKTFSYAGFEQQPKSFKEPKVLCLNVELELKAEKDNAEVRVSEVSEYQAIVDAEWSIIYRKLEAIVATGAKVVLSKLPIGDLATQYFADRDIFCAGRVADGDLKRVVQAVGGSIQSTCTDIEPHHLGQCGSFEERQIGGERFNLFEDCPQAKTCTLILRGGAEQFIAEVERSLHDSIMIVKRAIKNNSIVAGGGACEMEISKYLRAHSRTIMGKAQLIVGAVAKALEIIPRQICDNAGLDATDILNQLRMRHAQGETWVGIDIDGEGVQDNMKEFVWEPALVKTNALSSAIDAACLILSVDETVRNPQSEQPQAGPPMPRGAAQQALRGRGRGMPRR; encoded by the exons ATGCAGGGAAGACTTCCACAAATG CAACCCACAGTTGTCCTCCTGCGTG AGGGCACCGATACCTCCCAGGGTACCCCTCAACTTCTCTCCAACATTTCTGCTTGCTTGGCTGTCGCCCAGACTATTGCTACAACGCTAGGTCCGCGAGGAATGGACAAGCTCATCGTAGATGACAGAGGTCTGGCTACTATCTCTA ATGATGGTGCGACCATTTTGAAGCTTTTGGATGTTGTTCATCCAGCTGCGAGAACTTTGGTAGACATAGCAAGGGCTCAGGATGCCGAGGTTGGAGATGGCACCACAAGTGTTACTTTACT TGCTGCGGAGATCTTGAAAGAAGTTCGATCCTTCATCGAAGAAGGGGTCTCTCCTCATGTGATCATCAAGGGACTTCGAGAGGCTAGAACTTTG GCTATACAAAAAATTAACGAGATTGCTGTGACAATAGACAAGTCTGACCCGGC CAAATTCCGCGACCTTCTCATGCAATGTGCCGCCACTTCCATGTCTTCCAAACTCATCCACTCTCAAACTCCCTTTTTCTCCGACATGGTTGTCGACGCCGTTCTTTCTCTTGACCAAAATGATCTTGACGAGTCTCTCATCGGTATCAAGAAGGTTCCTGGTGGCGGTATGCAAGACTCTAAACTGATCAAGGGTGTCGCTTTCAAAAAGACCTTTTCCTATGCTGGTTTTGAACAACAGCCCAAGAGCTTCAAGGAGCCCAAGGTGCTCTGTCTGAATGTAGAGCTCGAGCTCAAGGCCGAGAAAGACAACGCGGAAGTGCGAGTGAGCGAAGTTTCCGAGTATCAGGCAATTGTCGATGCCGAATGGAGCATCATTTACCGCAAACTCGAAGCTATCGTCGCCACTGGGGCCAAGGTCGTATTGTCCAAGCTTCCTATCGGCGACTTGGCCACTCAGTACTTTGCTGACCGGGACATCTTCTGTGCTGGTCGAGTTGCCGATGGTGATCTCAAGCGTGTGGTCCAAGCCGTCGGCGGATCCATCCAGTCTACATGCACCGACATTGAACCTCACCACTTGGGTCAATGTGGCAGTTTTGAGGAGAGACAAATTGGTGGTGAAAGGTTCAACTTGTTTGAAGATTGCCCCCAGGCCAAGACATGTACTTTGATTTTAAGGGGTGGTGCGGAGCAATTCATTGCCGAGGTGGAAAGAAGTCTGCACGACTCTATCATGATTGTTAAGAGAGCAATCAAGAACAATTCCATTGTggctggtggtggtgccTGCGAG ATGGAGATATCAAAATATCTTCGAGCTCATTCTCGAACCATTATGGGTAAAGCCCAACTAATTGTGGGTGCTGTCGCAAAGGCATTGGAAATCATTCCTCGCCAGATCTGCGACAATGCCGGTCTTGATGCTACGGATATCCTCAATCAGCTCCGTATGCGCCATGCTCAAGGAGAAACTTGGGTCGGTATCGACATTGATGGTGAGGGCGTGCAGGATAACATGAAGGAGTTTGTATGGGAACCTGCTTTGGTGAAAACAAATGCCTTGAGTAGTGCGATCGATGCGGCTTGCTTGATATTGAGTGTCGATGAGACCGTTAGAAACCCCCAAAGCGAACAGCCTCAGGCGGGGCCTCCTATGCCCAGAGGAGCTGCGCAGCAAGCATTGAGGGGCAGGGGCAGGGGTATGCCTCGAAGATGA